From a single Ciconia boyciana chromosome 4, ASM3463844v1, whole genome shotgun sequence genomic region:
- the NIPSNAP3A gene encoding protein NipSnap homolog 3A isoform X2 produces the protein MATKTGPRQNNSIFYEIRTYDIKPSKMKEFVEMVNKYVHLRTAHSELVGFWSAELGAMNKVVHVWKYDNFAHRTAVRHALANDKDWQGKFISPALPLIEKQHNEVAYLVPWCQLGKPPKEGGVYEWVTFQMKPGGPALWGEAFRAAINAHVNTGYTKLIGVFHTEYGLLNTVHVIWWNESPDHRAAGRHSAHEDARVVAAVRDSVRFLESQQNVLLIPLQCSPLK, from the exons ATGGCAACCAAAACTG GGCCCAGACAAAATAATAGCATTTTCTACGAAATTCGCACATATGATATTAAGCCATCGAAGATGAAGGAGTTTGTGGAGATGGTCAACAAGTACGTTCACCTTCGCACAGCTCACTCGGAGCTGGTGGGATTCtggtctgcagagctgggagctaTGAATAAGGTTGTCCACGTTTGGAAGTACG ATAATTTTGCCCACAGAACAGCAGTCCGGCATGCACTAGCCAACGACAAAGACTGGCAGGGAAAATTCatctccccagctctccccttgATAGAAAAGCAGCACAATGAGGTTGCCTATCTGGTACCCTGGTGTCAACTTGGGAAGCCTCCAAAAGAAGGGG gAGTATATGAATGGGTCACTTTCCAGATGAAGCCTGGTGGGCCAGCATTGTGGGGTGAAGCATTTCGAGCTGCAATCAATGCCCACGTCAACACAGGCTACACCAAGCTGATCGGTGTTTTCCACACAGAATATGGATTACTTAACACAG TCCACGTGATCTGGTGGAATGAGAGCCCAGATCATCGGGCAGCGGGAAGGCACAGTGCCCATGAAGATGCCAGAGTGGTAGCAGCTG tgcGGGACAGTGTCAGATTCTTGGAGTCCCAGCAAAATGTGCTCCTGATTCCTCTGCAATGCTCACCGCTGAAGTAA
- the NIPSNAP3A gene encoding protein NipSnap homolog 3A isoform X1 codes for MLPPGTLRRPLAAAARLARARARPQVFASLATGPRQNNSIFYEIRTYDIKPSKMKEFVEMVNKYVHLRTAHSELVGFWSAELGAMNKVVHVWKYDNFAHRTAVRHALANDKDWQGKFISPALPLIEKQHNEVAYLVPWCQLGKPPKEGGVYEWVTFQMKPGGPALWGEAFRAAINAHVNTGYTKLIGVFHTEYGLLNTVHVIWWNESPDHRAAGRHSAHEDARVVAAVRDSVRFLESQQNVLLIPLQCSPLK; via the exons ATGCTGCCCCCCGGGACGCTCCGCcggcccctcgccgccgccgcccgcctggcccgggcccgggcccgcccTCAG GTATTCGCATCCCTTGCTACAGGGCCCAGACAAAATAATAGCATTTTCTACGAAATTCGCACATATGATATTAAGCCATCGAAGATGAAGGAGTTTGTGGAGATGGTCAACAAGTACGTTCACCTTCGCACAGCTCACTCGGAGCTGGTGGGATTCtggtctgcagagctgggagctaTGAATAAGGTTGTCCACGTTTGGAAGTACG ATAATTTTGCCCACAGAACAGCAGTCCGGCATGCACTAGCCAACGACAAAGACTGGCAGGGAAAATTCatctccccagctctccccttgATAGAAAAGCAGCACAATGAGGTTGCCTATCTGGTACCCTGGTGTCAACTTGGGAAGCCTCCAAAAGAAGGGG gAGTATATGAATGGGTCACTTTCCAGATGAAGCCTGGTGGGCCAGCATTGTGGGGTGAAGCATTTCGAGCTGCAATCAATGCCCACGTCAACACAGGCTACACCAAGCTGATCGGTGTTTTCCACACAGAATATGGATTACTTAACACAG TCCACGTGATCTGGTGGAATGAGAGCCCAGATCATCGGGCAGCGGGAAGGCACAGTGCCCATGAAGATGCCAGAGTGGTAGCAGCTG tgcGGGACAGTGTCAGATTCTTGGAGTCCCAGCAAAATGTGCTCCTGATTCCTCTGCAATGCTCACCGCTGAAGTAA
- the NIPSNAP3A gene encoding protein NipSnap homolog 3A isoform X3, whose amino-acid sequence MLPPGTLRRPLAAAARLARARARPQVFASLATGPRQNNSIFYEIRTYDIKPSKMKEFVEMVNKYVHLRTAHSELVGFWSAELGAMNKVVHVWKYDNFAHRTAVRHALANDKDWQGKFISPALPLIEKQHNEVAYLVPWCQLGKPPKEGGVYEWVTFQMKPGGPALWGEAFRAAINAHVNTGYTKLIGVFHTEYGLLNTVRDSVRFLESQQNVLLIPLQCSPLK is encoded by the exons ATGCTGCCCCCCGGGACGCTCCGCcggcccctcgccgccgccgcccgcctggcccgggcccgggcccgcccTCAG GTATTCGCATCCCTTGCTACAGGGCCCAGACAAAATAATAGCATTTTCTACGAAATTCGCACATATGATATTAAGCCATCGAAGATGAAGGAGTTTGTGGAGATGGTCAACAAGTACGTTCACCTTCGCACAGCTCACTCGGAGCTGGTGGGATTCtggtctgcagagctgggagctaTGAATAAGGTTGTCCACGTTTGGAAGTACG ATAATTTTGCCCACAGAACAGCAGTCCGGCATGCACTAGCCAACGACAAAGACTGGCAGGGAAAATTCatctccccagctctccccttgATAGAAAAGCAGCACAATGAGGTTGCCTATCTGGTACCCTGGTGTCAACTTGGGAAGCCTCCAAAAGAAGGGG gAGTATATGAATGGGTCACTTTCCAGATGAAGCCTGGTGGGCCAGCATTGTGGGGTGAAGCATTTCGAGCTGCAATCAATGCCCACGTCAACACAGGCTACACCAAGCTGATCGGTGTTTTCCACACAGAATATGGATTACTTAACACAG tgcGGGACAGTGTCAGATTCTTGGAGTCCCAGCAAAATGTGCTCCTGATTCCTCTGCAATGCTCACCGCTGAAGTAA